A genomic region of Globicephala melas chromosome 9, mGloMel1.2, whole genome shotgun sequence contains the following coding sequences:
- the LUC7L2 gene encoding putative RNA-binding protein Luc7-like 2 isoform X8, giving the protein MDLGECLKVHDLALRADYEIASKEQDFFFELDAMDHLQSFIADCDRRTEVAKKRLAETQEEISAEVAAKAERVHELNEEIGKLLAKVEQLGAEGNVEESQKVMDEVEKARAKKREAEEVYRNSMPASSFQQQKLRVCEVCSAYLGLHDNDRRLADHFGGKLHLGFIEIREKLEELKRVVAEKQEKRNQERLKRREEREREEREKLRRSRSHSKNPKRSRSREHRRHRSRSMSRERKRRTRSKSREKRHRHRSRSSSRSRSRSHQRSGHSSRDRSRERSRRRSSKERFREQDLASRDRDRNSRDRSPRDRDRKDKKRSYESANGRSEDRRSSEEREAGEI; this is encoded by the exons ATGGATCTTGGAGAATGTCTGAAAGTCCATGACCTGGCTTTAAGAGCAGATTATGAAATTGCATCCAAAGaacaagattttttctttgaactCGAT GCTATGGATCATCTGCAGTCATTCATTGCAGACTGTGATCGAAGAACAGAAGTGGCTAAGAAACGATTAGCAGAAACTCAGGAAGAGATCAGTGCTGAAGTTGCAGCAAAG GCAGAACGTGTTCATGAGTTAAATGAAGAAATCGGTAAATTGTTGGCTAAGGTGGAACAGCTAGGAGCTGAAGGGAATGTGGAGGAATCCCAGAAAGTAATGGATGAAGTAGAGAAAGCACgggcaaagaaaagagaagcagag GAAGTTTATCGGAATTCTATGCCAGCTTCCAGTTTCCAGCAGCAGAAACTTCGAGTCTGTGAAGTTTGCtctgcctatttaggtcttcatgATAATGACAGACGACTGGCTGATCATTTTGGGGGTAAACTGCACCTGGGATTTATTGAAATAAGAGAGAAGCTTGAAGAATTAAAG AGAGTTGTAGCTGAGAAGCAGGAGAAAAGAAACCAGGAACGcctgaaaagaagagaagaaagggagagagaagaaagggagaagctGAGGAG gtctcgATCACATAGCAAGAATCCTAAAAG ATCCAGATCCAGAGAGCATCGCAGACATAGGTCTCGCTCCATGTCACGGGAACGGAAAAGGAGAACTCGATCCAAATCCCGGGAGAAACGCCATCGCCACAGGTCCCGCTCCAGCAGCCGTAGTCGCAGCCGCAGCCACCAGAGAAGTGGGCACAGTTCTAGAGACAGGAGCAGAGAGCGATCCAGGAGGAG atCCTCAAAAGAGAGATTCAGAGAACAAGACTTAGCATCACGTGACAGAGACAGGAATTCAAGAGACAGATCACCTCGTGACAGAGATCGAAAAGATAAGAAGCGGTCCTATGAGAGCGCTAATGGCAGATCAGAAGACAGGAGGAGCTCTGAAGAGCGCGAAGCAGGGGAGATATAA